In Diceros bicornis minor isolate mBicDic1 chromosome 21, mDicBic1.mat.cur, whole genome shotgun sequence, the sequence TTCCGCTAACCTAGTGGGCGGGGCCTCGGCTCACGTGGCGGCGCTGGGCGGGGCTGAGCGCACCTTTCCGCGGGGAGGACGCGGGTGACTGCGAAGGGCTGGTTGGCATGGGGGAGGCCGGGGAGGCCTGGGAGGGCGAGGGCTCTTCGGCTGGTGGCGTCACCCCCGCAGGGTCGCCGATGCCGGAGGCTGGCCTGGAGGCTGGCCCGGAGGCGGAGGTGGTGAAGCTGCTGCCCTTCTTGGCGCCCGGGGCGCGGGCGGACCTGCAGGCGGCGGCGGTGCGGCACGTGCTGGCACTGACCGGCTCTGGGCCAGGCCGTATGCTGctggccggccaggtggcgctgCTGCGGGCGCTGGTCGAGCTGGCGGCGGCCCCGGTCCCGGCCCCCGCCCGCGACGCTGCCCGCGCTCTCGTCAACCTGGCCGCGGACCCCGGCCTTCACGAGCTGCTACTGGCGGCCGAGCCCGGGATGCCTGCCCGCCTGCTGGGCCTCGCGTTGGATCCACAGTGGCCCTGGGCTGAGGAGGCGGCCGCCGTGCTGGCCAACCTCAGCCGCGAGCCGGCGCCATGTGCCGCGCTGATGGCGGTCCTGGCGGCCGCAGAGCCGGGCCTGGAGCGGCTCGTGCGCGCACTGTGCACGCCCGGCTACAACGGCCATGCGCCCCTGCATTACCTGGGGCCAGTGCTCTCCAACCTCAGCCAGCGTCCTGCGGCGCGCTCCTTCCTGCTGGACCCCGACAGGTGAAGCCCAGGGCGTCCGCGGGAAGGGGGTGGAAGTGAGCAGGGATGGCGCTGAATGATCCTTCCCTCCAGGTGCGTGGTCCAGCAGCTGCTGCCCCTTACTCAATACCCAGATTCCTCGGTGCGCAGGGGCGGGGTGGTGGGGACGCTGCGAAACTGCTGCTTCGAGCACCGTGAGTGGTGTGGGGCGTTGTGGTGGGAGGGAATGGGGGGAAGAGACTGGACTCGGGCCCCTCTGGACTGGCCCTCATCCCTGTTTTCCTCCAGGACACCACGAGTGGTTGCTTGGGCCTGAGGTGGATATTCTTCCCTACTTACTACTGCCTCTTGCTGGGCCTGAGGAGTTCCCTGAGGAGGAGATGGAGCGTAAGTGGCTTGGGTGGACCCTCAGGTTTGGCCTGGTAGGAAAGGCCAgtaggagaagagggaggaggaggtgtccAGATTAGGGCTCCTTCTGAAACCTTCCAGCAGAGAGTCAGTGAGCACAGATGGGGCTTACAAAGGCAGGGTATAGCCTAGTGGCCCAGTGTAGGGACCCAGTGACTCCCACATTTCCCCGTAGGGCTGCCTGTCGACCTGCAGTACCTGCCGCCAGACAAGCAGCGAGAGCCTGATCCCCACATCCGCAAGATGCTCATTGAGGCCATCATGCTGGTGAGCAGGGGTCCTGCCTCATTAATGCCACCCCTCAACACACATACATGAACACACTGGCATCTGGGTAACCTCTGCCCtctcccagctgacagccacaGCACCTGGTCGGCAGCAGGTGAGGGATCAGGGAGCCTACCTGATCCTGCGTGAGCTGCACAGCTGGGAGCCAGAGCCCGCTGTCCGGGTGACTTGTGAGAAACTCATCCAGGTGGGTGTAGGGTTTAGGGGAGGGGTGGATGTCCATGGTGTGCCAGCCAACTGCTCACCTGCCTCCCCTGCTGGCAGGTGCTTATTGGGGATGAGCCAGAGCATGGCATGGAAAACCTACTGGAAGTGCAGGTGCCTGAGGACGTggagcagcagctgcagcagctcgATCGCCAGGAACAAGAGCAGTGTGAGCAGGAGCAGCAAGAGCAGGAGCGGGAGCTGGCTCCGGAACCACAAGCAGAGGGGACCGCCCCCACCTGAGGTCTCTGCAGCCCGACATCAACTCCAGGCCCACCTTTGCTAGCCCATCAGTCCAGGCCTCCCAGACCAGGCCTTCTCGCAGCCACCTGCAGGCCTCTGGGTCCCCTTGCTCAGAGGCTGTACCCTGCTGAGAAACAGAGCTACACTTAAGCTCCAGGTCTGTGGTGAGGGCTGTAGGGCGAATGCCCAATAAACATTGGAGGATTGAGGGCACCTTCCTGTGCCTTGTTGCTTCCAGCAAGAAAGCAGGTTGCTCAAAGGAGCACTGTGGAGCCAGAGCTGGCGAGGCCCTATGACTCTCAGGTATCTGTAGGGGGATGGCCAGCGGAACCATGAGCCTGCTCCCAGGCGTGGTGGTGGGGCTGGACAGCAAAGCATTGCAAGCCTCAGAGGCCAGCTGGAGCTTCCCAGTCCCAAGGGTGCTGCAGGCGTCCGAACACAGGCAGGCACCCAGGTGCAAGCAGTGTCCCTTGCTGCCAGTCTCACCCCAAGGCCCTCCATCCTGGGGCCCTCAGCTTGTCCTGCCTGAGATCCAGGCTCAAGGGATGACCTCTTGAGACTTTCACCAGCCACAACCTGTCCCAGGGTCTCCTAGGGCTGCACTCCCTGGCCTGTCCTTGGAGCATTTGCTGGGTGTTGCCTCGCCTTCATCCTTTTCAGCTTCCCGCTTGACCTGTGCCTTGGCCCTGCCCTCAGCTCCTTGCCAGCTCCTTAAGTCCTGTTTCTCAGTCCTGGACTGACCTGATGCCCTCTCTCCCGGCTAGCAATCCTCtccctgctcagctccctgagcctTGGCTCCCCAGAGCCCCTTGCCTATCATGCTGAGAGCCTCCATGATTGCCTGCAGCCTTGCCCTTGGCCCAAGCCTTTCCCCTGACCACCCTCTGCTCCCTTGGAGCCCACTATGGGCCCAAGAACCTGGTTCTCCCCTGGATCCATATGTGGTCCTGCCAGTTCTGCAGGGGCCAAGCCAAGCCGGGTAGGCTGTCTGTGGCCGTCACTCCACTGTGCTCCCTTCCTAGGCCTCCCATCACACCTAGTGCCATCTTTTGCACAGGACCCTTGCACCCAGGTGCTGGAGTGCAGCCTGGCTCCCTGAGAAGTCCCAACACCGCCCCCATCCACATGTCCTCAGACCTGGTGCTGCCTCCAAAGCTGGGAGTCTGCTCCGCTTGCGTTCTCCCGCCGAGGCTGGGTGCTTCTTGGGTGCCAGGTATCTCCCTCTTCtgtatttcccctccccccattaAAACTGGTATGGAGGTGTGTGGACTCGGGGTTTCCCTGGATAAGGAGCTCCACTAGGCACCCCAACGCCGGCTGCCCTCTTTCTGCACTGAGAGGTCCGCACCTTTGGCTCCACAGAATAAACGCTTTATCTGGCCTCAGCTCCCGCCCACCCACCTGCTATCGGTTGACCAGAGTGCCCAGGCACGCTCCTGATGGCGGAGCACAGGGACAGCAGCTGCCTGGAGGCGCCCACCTCCGCACTGGCTGCCGCCGTGCTCCAGAGCTCCAGCCTGGAACAGCCCGCATCTCCTCTCCTCTCAGGCAGGCCTCCCGGGGTTCGTGCGCTGGGCCAGAGGCGCGGTCTTGGGAGGCAACCTGCTGCCGGGTGCTCTGAGTCCGCGCTGTGCTCCGCGTCGTCCTGGGGCTCTGGGAGCTGGTACTCTGCCGGCTTCTCTGCAACGGACCGCAGTTGGGGGTCCCGCTATGCGCTGAGGGCCCGTGGATCTGCTCTCCCTCGGGCATCTGGCCCTACCTGGCGCGGAGCCGAACACGGTGCGGAAGAGCGCGTGCGCGGCGGGCAGCATCCGGCAGTGCGCCGCCACCTGCTGCAGGCTCGCGCGCGCGCGGGCGCAGCAGAAGCAGACCCTGGATCAGGTCCTGGCACTCTGCGGGCGAGGGCTgacggctgctgctgctgcggccTCCTGCCGCCCGCCCTCAGCTCGTGCCCATCACCGCCAACAATGCTGGCAGCTTGGATGGGTCATCCCGTTCAGTCATCGTAAATGGCTGGAGGGCGTCCGCGTTTCACcaacggggagactgaggcacagaggcggCTTGCCCTGAGCTAGTGCAGAGCTCAGGTTCGAATTCAGTGGAGCCACCCCCTTTCCTGACCGCGATCCTGGGTCAGGTCCTCCCCCAGCCTAGCCCCCCTTCACCGCAGCACGCGGACATTCCGTTTCCCACCCTGGGCTCAGGGGAGGATGCCAGGTCAATCTTGCCCCTGCCGTTCTCTCCGCCCCACAGGATGGCCCTTCTCCAGACCCAGGTCTCTTGCTGCCCACTCTCCAGGACGGAGCTGGGCCTTAGGAGAGACACAGGGTGGCGGGGCTCACCTGGGGATAGGCCTGGCGGGAAGGTGGGGCCACGGCGCATCAGTTGCAgcacgtggtggggctggcgctcctTGAAGGGTAGCTTCCCGGTCACCATGGCATAGAGGATGACGCCTCTGGGGGCATGGGCTCCTCAGGGCGCGCCCCCTACCCCACCCTCCTGTGGgttctggccagaggcctgggggGGCCTGTGGGGTGGTACTCACAGGCTCCACAGATTGGCCTGCTCCCCCTTGTACTTCTTACTCATGAGGATCTCCGGGGCTGTGTAGGCCACAGAGCCACAGAAGGTGCTCAGCAGTGAGTTCTTGAGCCCCGACCCAATGGCGAAGCCAAAGTCTATACAGGGTGTGCAGGGAGGGCACTACAGTATGTGAGGGTGTAGGAGAGAATGGGCTCAGGAGGGATGGCTGTGGGGCAAATGTGGAGCATGTGGGTGACTGCAAGTGTGGCTGTGGGCAAGGGTGGGGTTAGGCCAGTGGGCTCAGGCTGTGGGTAAGGGTGGGTTGTAGGCCTCCTGGGAGGATTGCAGGTCAAGCCAGGCTGGTGTCAAAAGTTGAGCAGGCCACTGCAGAGCTGCGGGCCTGGCTAGGTCACGAGTTGGGGCAGACTGGAGATGAGGGTGGGGCTAGGCTGCAGGCTCACCGGTCAGCTTTAGGAAGCCTCCGTCATCCAGCAAGATGTTCTCACACTTCAGGTCCCTGCATGGGAAAGGGGAGGTAGGGCTGGGCCTGGGCTCAGGTGGGCATCTCCATGCAGGTGGGTGGGCGGGCTGGGCGGCACCCTCACCGGTGAACGATGCCCAAGTTGTGGCAGTAGGCCACAGCGCTGACCAGCTGCCAGGACAGCCTGCGGGCCTCCCCTTCCTCCAGGCCTGGGCAGCAGCAGTAGTCTGACACCGCATTGATGTACTCCCACAGGTCGCCATGGGCCGCCAGCTCCAGCACCAAGTAGAAGCGCTGGCTGTTCTGGTAGGTCTCGTACAGCTGCACCTGCCGGACTCCCACCCACCTGCTATCACCCCAAGGAGACACTGTCCAGTGCACTGTATCAGTCTCAGGGTGGGGTTGGGCCCCGAGCATAATGGTCCCaggtggggaagggggtgggcagCAGGCATGCTGAGGGCTGGCCACAGGGGATGGGCTGGATGGGGACAGGCTGTCTCTGCCCACCACATTCAGGTGCTTGTAGGTAGCATTGAGTGATGAGATTTCACGGGGCAGGAACTTTCGGGAGAACTCCATGGGGGCCTTGGTGGTGGAGACGATCTTGATAGCCACCTGCAGGGGTGGAGAGTGGCCACTGTGTGCAGACCACAGCCCCTTGGCGTAGGATGTGGCAGGACAGGCACTGTGTCCTTTGTGCACATTGCTGAACTTGAAGGGGTAAGGCTGGGTAAGCAGCGTCCTCAGAGGGCAATGCTgaccttccccctccctcctgtcCCAAGCACCTATGTGCTCAAGTGGTTTGAGAATGGGGAGTGGTCAGCCTGCAGGAGCCTTGGCCTCCAGGGAGGATGCAGGACTAGGAgggagccagagcagctgggaagTGCCTGAGTGAGGTTAGGACAGGAACTGCTGGGTGGGACTGGAGGGCAGGCCATGGAGCCTTCTGCCCATGGGGAGGAGATGGACCTGCCTCACCATGGTATGGCGCTTGCCCTGCAGGTCGGAGGCCAGCTTGGAATTGTGCTGCATGCGCTCCTGCGTGGCGTAGGCCAGGTAGACTTTGGAGAAGGCCCCGGAGCCAATCTTCTTGGAGGAGAGCAGGTAGCCGTTGTCCCTGCATTCTCGAACCTGCTCCATGAGGGTTTGCTGGTCCAGCTTTCGCCTGCCGCTGCCCTTCATGGAGGGCAGGGCACCGCGGAAGAGCACAGGGCCGTCCAGCTCACCACAGGGCCTTGGAGGGGGAAAGGGCTGAGGCCCGACTTGTGTCAGAGGGGCAGGGGCCACAGGGCACAGGAGGCCAGGTGGGACCTGCACCCCCTTGAGGCTGCAGCCAAGTTTCTGAAGTCTTTCTGGGACTGGGACAGAGGCAGGGAAATGACCAAGGCTGAGAGCTCCGGGTGGGAGGCTAACACAGCTGTGGACTGGCATGGAGGAGGGCAGGCTCTGAGAAAGCAGAAGCAGATTCTAGAATGGAGGGTTCTAGAGCTGCACCTGCATTGTGCCCTCAAAGTGGGTGTTCTGTCCTCCAGGACCTGCCTGCCCTAAGAACATCTTGCTGGAACCAGCCCTACCCTGTGTGGGGCCCACTGTCTGTGGGGTGAGAACCCCCAAGAGCTAGAGCCAGAGTGAGGCCTCTGTGGGCACTCTGGGTGTGGCTGGCCACAGAAGGCCTGTAAGGGAGCtggtgggaggggaaggaaggggagcAGAGTTTCCCAGGTGGTAAGGAAAAGGAATACAATGTACGCCAATAACTGTTTCAACCGTTCCCCTTGTTCTTAGAGAGGGTAGCTCCCCTTGTTCTTAGAGAGGGTAGCTCCCCTTGTTCTTAGAGAGGGTAGCTCCCCTTGTTCTTAGAGAGGGTAGCTCCCCTTGTTCTTAGGGTACCAACGTGCAGCCAGGTGGGCTGCAATAGAGGCTGAGCCAGAAGAAAGGCATGATGAGGGAGCCACTCTGCCTTCCTCTGCAGAGGCCTAGAAGCTTCTCCTGCCTAGGCCAAGGCTGCAGGAGGCCTTTCCCCCAGAGCTCTCTACAGATTTGATGACACATCCCCAAGGCAAGCAAGGGCCCCTGGCCTGGGACCACCTCAAACCCTCCAGCTCCAGGAGAGGGGAGCCAACACAGCCCCTCCCTTCTCCTGGCCCCTGGAGTCTTCTGTGAGCACGGTTACGGAGGggagtaatagctaacatttacagaGTGCTGCTGTTTGCCAGGCGCCATTCTAAGCACTCATAGCAGCTGCAACTACCACCTCCTGCAGTCCTGTCTCCATTCACAGACCACACCCCGTGGGCCTGTCCCATGGTAGGCAGTTCACGTCCAGGATCTCAAATCAGAGCACAACCAAGTGatgcccattttatggatggCGCAATTGAGGACCAAATATGCGGTCTCTCTACTGTGAGCTGCCATCCTGGGAGTGTCCCACAAGTGCCTGGGTCTTGCTGGAGGCTTGGTGAGTGTCTGTGGACTTGATTTGTTCCCTACTGGGATTCATGGTGGATGTGGTGTGCCGCTGCAATGAAGACCTTGGACTGCTCTGACTTGAACTGGTAAGACACATTTTCTCATCCCTGTTGGACCATGAGCTGCTTGAGAGCAAGGCTTGTGTTTGATATTCCCTTGCTCACCCACAGTGCTTGTCTGGCAAGTTGCCTGGAATATAGAAAATATGGACAAACTAACTGGTTTGTTGCTGACCTTGGGAAAAGAGAAACCACTCCAGGTACTTCAGGCAGAGGGAATTTAATGCAGGATTATTACTCAGGTGTTAGAAGGGCTGGAGAGGCACCATGTCTAGAGCTGGAGCAGTGAAAGGGAAAACCGTGTAGCTCCAGCCAAGGGATGCTGTGCTGCTGAGCTGCTGCCGTGGAGCCTGGGAGCCTGTGCCCCCTCTTACCTTCCTGGCTCCCAGTAGTGCCAGAACACAACTCGTAGCCAGCGAGTGTTGTGCGGAGAGATGACAGGTAGGCTCCAGAACAGTCACCAGCTCTGTTCACCCTCCCTTTGCAAAATCTTTCTtaccctcctctttttctgcacCCTAGATCATCCATCTATGCCACAGAGATTTGTTGAGCACCCATCACATGCTGGACTTGGTGCtgagcacttgggagcaaatcaCAGACGTGGACCTTTCTCTCATAGAGCTTACCGTTGCAGATGGGAGACTGGCATTAACAATTTAATAAAAGTTAAATGACAGCTGTGACATGTGCCAGGGCAGCTTGTGTGTTTGGGGAGTGAAGATGTCTggctgaggctggggagggggcagggccagGAGGGCATTCCAGGCGCTGACCATGGGGAACTTAGGAGGGGAGAGTGAGCCATCAGATGTGAGCTAGGAAaacacctcctgcctccctccctggcaACTTCCACATGCCCTGGTTAACCCCCTGGTCACGGGGGTGGAGCTCTTCCTGAGGGGCCAGGCCCCATCTGCTGACCATCTTGCTGTCCCTGCCATCTGAGTTCTGTCCCTCTCTTTTGGGCTCCATCCCTACAACAGAAACAGGCCAAAGCCCTTCTCTCTGTGGGCCCCCTGACTCCACACTGTTCAGCTGCCACCCTGCCCCAGTGTTTACCTTGGGGCCCCCACTTTGCCTCCTCAGCTCCCACCCACAGCTCTCCACGGATGCAACCTGCAGCAAGACGCAGACATTTGTCAAGAGGTGGATTAGTGCTGCTGACCACTTCCTTCTCAAATTGCTCTTTTCACTTCCTGAGCTTCTGGAACACTACTCCTTCATTTTTGGTCTGTAAACATGTCCAGGTGACTTCAGCCTTGGAGTCTTTGCAGGTGCCAGTGTCTCTCACCAGAACACTGGCTCCTCTCCCAGTTTCTTCCTTTCTCAGCCCCATGGAACCTCCTCCCGTCCTCCAGCTCCGCCCTTTCACAGCACTTCGTCTGTCTTTTttcgttttttgtgtgtgtgtgtgtgtgtgaggaagatcagccctaagctaacatccatgccaatcctcctttttttttttttccccctttttctccccaaagccccagtagatagttgtatgtcatagttgcacatcctgctagttgctgtatgtgggacgctgcctcagcatggctggacaagcggtgagttggtgtgcacccggttcagaacctgggtcgccagtagcggagggcacgcactcaaccgctaagccagggggacCAGCCCTCGTGCATCTTATGAACCATTTACTTGCTGTATTACCTGCCTCTTAGagacctgctcttcttttttttttttttttctgtgaggaagatcagccctgagataacatcagtgctaatcctcctctttttgctgaggaagaccggctctgaggtaacatctattgccaatcctcctcctttttgtttttccccaaagccctagtagatagttgtatgtcacagttgcacattcttctagttgctgtatgtgggatgtggcctcagcatggccggagaagcggtggtcggtgcgcgcccggattcgaacctgggcctccagtagcagaccgcacgcacttaactgctaagccagggggctgccCGACACCTGCTCTCCTTGATCCCCATGGCCTGTTGGCAGACTGTGGGCctcctgtgtgcatgtgtgtttaccTGTTAGGGGAGGGGTCGGTGGCCCGGGCTCTGGGGTGTTTGTTGCAAGTTCAGTGTGTGTTCACATGTGAGAGAGATAGGGCATGACAGTGCCCGTGTGTGTCCAGGTCGGGCCCACGTCACGCGTGTACCTGGACAGGTATGTGTTTGCGAGGGGACCGGTGTGTGGGGCGGTGTCTGTGTGCGGGGATCGTCGGGGTGTACGTGTCCAGTGAGGACACAACAGAGTGGGAGAGGGGGCGGGCCCCGCGCGGAGGAAGCGGGAGCGCGCGCCCAACAGTCGGGTGCGGCGGTCATGGGGCGGCCGGGGCTGGGCTGAGCTCGAGGCGGAGTTTGCGCACTCGGGCTCGCTGGGGTTCAGTGGgcggggtggagagagagagcgagcaagAGGGACGCGCCTCCGGCCAATGAGAGCAGAGATCGTGTGGGGGCGGGGCCTAGCTGCCGCGCGCCGGGCCGCGGTTGGCGGAGCGCATCGGGGGCGGGCCCATCGCGGGCCCCGCCCACTCCTTCCGTGGCTGGGTAGGAGGGCGGCACCGGGCCGCGGTGGCAGCGGCTCTTCAGGTAAACGGCAGGCGGGGGCGGGGGCCCTCGCTCGGGGAGGCGCCCCTCGCTCGGGGAAGCCGGGCCGCAGAGCCTGGGGCCGCCCCCTCGGCCTGGCCACGCGGGAAGCCGAGTCAGGGGCGCCTCCGCGAGGTCACCGGCGGGCGCGGGGGGATGCCGGGCGTCGCGGGCCGAGCGCGCCCCTACCCGGCCCAGGTGCGCCCACCTCGCGGAGCCGGGGAGCCGCGTCACAGCCGGCAGGGAAGCCCGCAGCCCGGCCGCTCACCGCTTCCGCACGCCGGCGCTGGGTGCGCGACCCCAGTGTGACCGCCCCGGAGATCGGGAGGCCCGCGTCCTAGAGCCTATCCCTCTGGGGCGTGTGGTCCGCGCCCCTCTCCCCCGGCGGGCGTCGGCGCTCCTCTGCAAATCCCCGAGTCCCAGAGCGCGGGGCCGCTGTGTTCCTTCCGTTTCCCCTCTGGCGATCCAGAGCAGGGAGGTAATTTGTCCGAAGTCACGAGGATTACTGCTCATAGAGTATAGGTCGTACAGCTGGAAGGCCGTAGGAAGTCCAGCTCCCAGGCAAGGTGAGGGCTAGGTGGTGCTGGGCCCGGGCTGGCCCCGGTCCCTGGGCTCCTAGGCCCGGATTTTGGGTTCTGATTTTCCTGCAGCGCCAACACAGCTGCAGTGCAGCGTTAGGGGAGGAGAGGGTTCTGTGGGCGCAGGCAGGCCGTTACGATGTGCACACTTACAGAGGTTCCCCTTTGCTGGCCCAGCCAGGATGCGGGCAGGACCGACCATAAGCTCAAGTGCAGGGCGGCAAGCACAAAGCGGGTGGAGGGGGGCAGAGGGGACTGGTGTGGGAGCAAGACAAGTGGCCTTGGGGATGTAAGCTGGAGCAGCTGTCTGGTAGGGGGACAAGGGGGCTTGGGGTGGAGGCTGGCTTTGAGGGGACAGTCCTGGAGGCAGGGACCACTTTGGAAGGGGATGGTGGTAGAGGTGGAGAAGAAGATGGTCAGCGAGTCCCCGTAGGATGTGAGGAGGGAGATGGAGGAACAGGAGGGCATGGTGCTGACTTTTGACCCAGATGGCTGAGTGCGTGATGACACAGAAAAACAGGCAGGTGAGGTGGGGACCCGGGAGAGGTCAAGGGTGAAGTTGAGTTGTTAGAGCTGTCAGGTTTGAGTGGCGATGAGAGGTCCAGATGGAGATGCCCTGTGGGCACTGGGCCCTAGGAGACCCCTGTGGGAATCGTCAGTCGTGGGACACTTCAGCAGTGGCATGATTGTGACATGGTTGAGACAGGGCCTGGGGATCCTACTGTCACAGTATCTTCATTCCCAGGCTTCGGGCTGTCATGGCTCAATGTCAGGtgtctctgatctctttttcgTGTCAGAGTGGAATGACCTGAAGTTGAGCTGTCTTGGTCATCTTGAAACCAATGTCCATGCAGCCATGGCTTGTTCAGACCTGCATCTCACTGTTTCTCACTCCCCCAGGGCTGTTTGCTGCCTGCTGAGGGACACCAGTGGATCAGAGGTGGAACCTGTGCGACATGTGCTTGCTCATGTTCACAGCTGTCCCATGTGCCTAGAAGCAGGTGTCTGCATTTAGTTTTCAGATGCAGGGTCCACTGAGGCCCAGGTGAGCAGTCGGGGTGCTGCTCGTCTGTGATCAGTGGCCCCAGATCTCATGAGCCCCCTCACTGAGCTGAGCTATTTGATCTCCTCCAGGTAGAGGCCACGGAAAGCTTCTGTGGCTCTCGTGCACTCCTGGTCAGTGCTCAGGGAATGCTGGCTGCTGGATGTCATCAGAAATGTGCTTTCTTCACTGAGCTGGAGTGCCACCCGGTTTTGTGGGTTTGCCTGCAAACCCAGTGACACAGCTTGGCATGGCTTATGTTGAGAAATAGTGTTTTCAAGGGATTATGAACAAGGAGCTGTG encodes:
- the LOC131419700 gene encoding LOW QUALITY PROTEIN: testis-specific serine/threonine-protein kinase 5-like (The sequence of the model RefSeq protein was modified relative to this genomic sequence to represent the inferred CDS: inserted 2 bases in 1 codon); protein product: MKGSGRRKLDQQTLMEQVRECRDNGYLLSSKKIGSGAFSKVYLAYATQERMQHNSKLASDLQGKRHTMVAIKIVSTTKAPMEFSRKFLPREISSLNATYKHLNVVQLYETYQNSQRFYLVLELAAHGDLWEYINAVSDYCCCPGLEEGEARRLSWQLVSAVAYCHNLGIVHRDLKCENILLDDGGFLKLTDFGFAIGSGLKNSLLSTFCGSVAYTAPEILMSKKYKGEQANLWSLGVILYAMVTGKLPFKERQPHHVLQLMRRGPTFPPGLSPECQDLIQGLLLLRPRARXSLQQVAAHCRMLPAAHALFRTVFGSAPEYQLPEPQDDAEHSADSEHPAAGCLPRPRLWPSARTPGGLPERRGDAGCSRLELWSTAAASAEVGASRQLLSLCSAIRSVPGHSGQPIAGGWAGAEAR
- the HGH1 gene encoding protein HGH1 homolog; translation: MGEAGEAWEGEGSSAGGVTPAGSPMPEAGLEAGPEAEVVKLLPFLAPGARADLQAAAVRHVLALTGSGPGRMLLAGQVALLRALVELAAAPVPAPARDAARALVNLAADPGLHELLLAAEPGMPARLLGLALDPQWPWAEEAAAVLANLSREPAPCAALMAVLAAAEPGLERLVRALCTPGYNGHAPLHYLGPVLSNLSQRPAARSFLLDPDRCVVQQLLPLTQYPDSSVRRGGVVGTLRNCCFEHRHHEWLLGPEVDILPYLLLPLAGPEEFPEEEMERLPVDLQYLPPDKQREPDPHIRKMLIEAIMLLTATAPGRQQVRDQGAYLILRELHSWEPEPAVRVTCEKLIQVLIGDEPEHGMENLLEVQVPEDVEQQLQQLDRQEQEQCEQEQQEQERELAPEPQAEGTAPT